From a single Pseudomonas triticicola genomic region:
- a CDS encoding cytochrome o ubiquinol oxidase subunit III, producing the protein MSNIVLDKDIAHSHEHGHEDAGSMRIFGFWIYLMTDCILFATLFAGYAVLRDSVAGGPSTVDIFELPYVLAETALLLLSSITYGYAMLAMNRNDKAHVLRWLGVTFVLGCGFIAMEINEFHHLIAEGYGPDRSGFLTAFFTLVGTHGAHVLSGLVWMAVLMLQVRSRGLTNTNTTRLSCLSLFWHFLDVVWICVFTVVYLLGVV; encoded by the coding sequence ATGTCCAATATCGTTCTGGATAAAGACATCGCGCACAGCCATGAGCATGGCCATGAAGACGCGGGCTCGATGCGCATTTTCGGTTTCTGGATCTACCTGATGACCGACTGCATCCTGTTTGCGACGCTGTTCGCAGGCTATGCGGTACTGCGTGACAGCGTGGCTGGCGGGCCCTCGACCGTCGACATTTTCGAACTGCCCTACGTCCTTGCCGAAACCGCGTTGCTGCTGCTCAGCAGCATCACTTACGGCTACGCGATGCTGGCGATGAACCGCAATGACAAAGCCCATGTGCTGCGCTGGCTCGGCGTCACCTTCGTGCTGGGTTGCGGCTTCATCGCCATGGAAATCAATGAATTCCATCATCTGATCGCAGAAGGCTACGGGCCGGATCGCAGCGGTTTCCTCACCGCGTTCTTCACTCTCGTCGGCACCCACGGCGCGCACGTGCTCAGTGGTCTGGTGTGGATGGCGGTGTTGATGCTGCAAGTGCGCAGCCGGGGCCTGACCAATACCAACACCACGCGCCTGAGTTGCCTGAGTCTGTTCTGGCACTTTCTCGATGTGGTGTGGATCTGCGTATTTACCGTGGTTTATCTGCTGGGGGTGGTGTGA
- a CDS encoding MFS transporter encodes MSLDRRSLNLVAAAFALTALSYGLARFAYGLLLPQIRQDLALSVTAAGWIGGSAFAAYCVGIIATFICNGKVSPRGLVVMAGAAATLGMGLVVVASSGLTLGCGVALAGLSTGLTSPPLASAVAARLDDADRPRANGFINAGTAAGIVFSGLAAILAAGQWRQLYALFALIGIGVTIWLWFAVPRRVERDVAQNFSLAMLRRPGVLPLCASAFLMGLASTAIWTFGADILRSEAGFSDQSIAWAWIVLGAAGISGCMTGVFTGRFGVVRIQHLALAGIALGTLGLSAASISAGSGLVAMCLFGAAYIVSSGVYLLQGIRLFPDRPDLGLGIPFLLLALGQTAGTPIFGAVLEATGVTFALCVFAAAACAAMVLCPRDGESPRGQMCQSTEGLGR; translated from the coding sequence GTGAGTCTTGACCGGCGCAGCCTCAATCTGGTCGCGGCAGCCTTCGCGCTGACGGCTTTGTCCTATGGCCTCGCGCGCTTCGCCTATGGACTGCTGCTGCCACAGATCCGTCAGGATCTGGCGCTCAGCGTGACCGCTGCCGGATGGATCGGAGGCAGCGCTTTTGCCGCTTACTGTGTGGGCATCATTGCGACGTTTATCTGCAACGGCAAGGTTAGTCCGCGCGGGTTAGTGGTAATGGCCGGTGCAGCGGCGACGCTGGGCATGGGACTGGTGGTTGTCGCTTCGTCGGGGCTGACGTTGGGCTGCGGTGTGGCGCTGGCGGGATTGAGCACGGGCCTGACTTCGCCGCCATTGGCCAGTGCGGTGGCAGCGCGTCTTGATGATGCGGATCGCCCACGGGCCAATGGTTTTATCAATGCCGGGACAGCGGCGGGCATCGTTTTTTCCGGTTTGGCGGCGATATTGGCGGCCGGGCAATGGCGCCAGCTGTATGCCCTGTTTGCTTTGATCGGCATCGGCGTCACGATCTGGCTCTGGTTTGCGGTACCGCGCCGGGTCGAGCGTGACGTCGCGCAGAACTTCTCGCTGGCAATGCTGCGTCGACCCGGCGTACTGCCTTTGTGCGCCAGCGCTTTCCTGATGGGGTTGGCGAGCACGGCGATCTGGACATTCGGTGCCGATATCCTGCGCAGCGAGGCCGGATTCTCAGATCAGTCGATAGCATGGGCGTGGATAGTCCTGGGTGCGGCGGGAATCAGCGGATGCATGACGGGCGTGTTCACCGGCCGATTCGGTGTCGTGCGTATTCAGCATCTGGCACTGGCTGGGATCGCCCTCGGGACATTGGGCCTGTCGGCCGCCTCGATATCAGCCGGGTCTGGCCTCGTCGCAATGTGCCTGTTTGGCGCGGCCTATATCGTTTCTTCAGGCGTTTATCTGCTGCAAGGCATCCGCCTGTTTCCGGATCGTCCGGACTTGGGGCTGGGCATACCGTTTCTGCTCCTGGCACTCGGCCAAACCGCCGGCACGCCGATTTTCGGCGCAGTGCTGGAGGCAACGGGCGTGACCTTTGCCCTGTGTGTTTTCGCGGCGGCCGCTTGCGCCGCCATGGTGCTGTGCCCAAGAGATGGTGAAAGTCCGCGCGGACAGATGTGCCAATCCACCGAAGGCTTGGGTCGCTAA
- the cyoB gene encoding cytochrome o ubiquinol oxidase subunit I, giving the protein MFGKLSWDAVPLHEPIVMYTLAIVGLMGFALVGTVTWKRKWGYLWREWFTSVDHKKIGCMYIIVALVMLLRGFSDAIMMRTQQAMASSGGPGYLPPEHYDQIFTAHGVIMIFFMAMPFVVGLMNIVVPLQIGARDVAYPFLNALSFWLFVVGAALVNISLGVGEFARTGWVAYPPLSELGYSPGVGVDYYIWSLQISGIGTLLTGVNFFVTILKMRTEGMTLFKMPVFTWNALCTSILILAAFPILTATLLMLTLDRYLGMHFFTNEAGGNPMMYVNLIWAWGHPEVYILILPAFGIFSEIAATFSSKRLFGYVSLVWATIAITILSFIVWLHHFFTMGAGANVNAFFGIMTMIIAVPTGVKIFTWLFTMYRGRVRFETPMLWTLGFIVTFSIGGMTGVLLAVPGADFLLHNSLFLIAHFHNVIIGGAVFGYMAGLTYWFPKAFGFRLNDRLGRIAFWCWLVGFYFAFMPSYVLGFMGMTRRLNHFDNPAWQPWLLLELFGVGIILCGVSAQALQLYVSIRNRAKLRDLTGDPWDGRTLEWATASPPPFYNFAEQPKVNDLDAYWGMKERGVSTLSHTDYRAIHMPRNTSAGLVISVFALICSFALVWHIWWLAIFGLVASVVAMIVRSYDEDIDYFVPAQEVARIEKARLKDLAEA; this is encoded by the coding sequence ATGTTCGGGAAACTTTCATGGGACGCGGTTCCATTGCACGAGCCGATTGTCATGTACACCCTGGCTATCGTCGGCCTGATGGGTTTTGCCCTGGTCGGTACCGTCACCTGGAAGCGCAAGTGGGGCTACCTGTGGCGCGAGTGGTTCACTTCGGTGGATCACAAGAAAATCGGCTGCATGTACATCATCGTCGCGCTGGTCATGCTGCTGCGCGGTTTCTCCGACGCGATCATGATGCGTACCCAACAGGCGATGGCATCCAGTGGCGGGCCGGGTTATCTGCCGCCGGAACACTACGACCAAATCTTCACTGCCCACGGCGTGATCATGATTTTCTTCATGGCCATGCCGTTCGTGGTCGGCCTGATGAACATCGTCGTGCCTCTGCAGATCGGCGCCCGCGACGTCGCCTACCCGTTCCTCAACGCGCTGAGTTTCTGGCTGTTCGTGGTTGGCGCGGCACTGGTGAACATCTCGCTGGGCGTTGGTGAGTTTGCCCGCACCGGTTGGGTCGCTTACCCGCCCCTGTCCGAGCTTGGCTACAGCCCCGGGGTCGGGGTGGATTACTACATCTGGTCATTACAGATATCCGGCATAGGGACGCTGTTAACCGGGGTTAACTTCTTCGTGACCATCCTCAAGATGCGCACCGAAGGCATGACCCTCTTCAAGATGCCGGTGTTCACCTGGAACGCACTGTGCACCTCGATCCTGATTCTCGCTGCGTTCCCGATCCTTACCGCCACCCTGTTGATGCTGACCCTCGATCGTTATCTGGGCATGCACTTCTTCACCAACGAGGCCGGCGGCAACCCGATGATGTACGTCAACCTCATCTGGGCGTGGGGCCATCCGGAGGTGTACATCCTGATCCTGCCGGCGTTCGGGATCTTCTCGGAGATCGCCGCGACCTTCAGCAGCAAGCGCCTGTTCGGCTATGTCTCGCTGGTGTGGGCGACGATTGCGATCACGATCCTGTCGTTCATCGTCTGGCTGCACCACTTCTTCACCATGGGCGCGGGGGCCAACGTCAACGCGTTCTTCGGCATCATGACGATGATCATTGCAGTGCCGACCGGGGTGAAGATCTTCACCTGGCTGTTCACCATGTATCGCGGCCGCGTGCGCTTCGAAACGCCGATGCTGTGGACGCTGGGCTTTATCGTCACGTTCAGTATCGGCGGCATGACCGGCGTGCTGCTGGCGGTGCCCGGGGCCGACTTCCTGCTGCACAACAGCCTGTTCCTGATCGCGCACTTCCATAACGTGATCATCGGTGGCGCGGTGTTCGGCTACATGGCCGGGCTGACCTACTGGTTCCCCAAGGCGTTCGGCTTCCGCCTCAACGACCGCCTTGGGCGCATCGCGTTCTGGTGCTGGCTGGTCGGTTTCTACTTCGCGTTCATGCCGTCTTACGTGCTGGGTTTCATGGGCATGACCCGGCGCCTGAACCATTTCGACAACCCGGCCTGGCAACCGTGGCTGCTGCTGGAACTGTTTGGCGTCGGCATTATTCTCTGCGGTGTGTCCGCGCAGGCGTTGCAGCTCTACGTGAGTATCCGCAACCGCGCGAAACTGCGCGACCTCACCGGCGACCCGTGGGACGGCCGTACGCTGGAATGGGCCACGGCCTCGCCGCCACCGTTCTATAACTTCGCCGAGCAACCGAAAGTCAACGACCTCGACGCCTATTGGGGCATGAAGGAGCGCGGCGTCAGCACCCTCAGCCACACCGACTACCGCGCCATCCATATGCCGCGCAACACCTCCGCCGGCCTGGTGATCAGTGTCTTCGCGCTGATCTGCAGCTTCGCCCTGGTGTGGCATATCTGGTGGCTGGCGATCTTCGGCCTGGTCGCTTCGGTGGTGGCAATGATCGTGCGCAGCTATGACGAAGACATCGACTATTTCGTCCCGGCGCAGGAAGTGGCGCGGATTGAAAAAGCGCGTCTCAAAGACTTGGCGGAGGCTTGA
- a CDS encoding aldehyde dehydrogenase, translating into MADLLSKEQYRELAGQLEFRHQAFINGRFCPAKSGKTFTTTNPATEQVLTEITACDADDIDQAVAAAKAAFDDGRWQSLAPSARKSVLLRFAQLLEDNAHELAVLESLDSGKPIRECQTIDVPETIHTLRWHAELIDKIYDATAPVGSGAVTMVVREPIGVVGLVLPWNFPLLMLAWKIGPSLAAGCSIVVKPAKETTLSTLRVAELAHQAGIPAGVFNVVPGGGKEAGEPLGRHPDVAMVSFTGSTDTGRLFLKYSSESNLKRIVLECGGKNPAVVMNDVEDIDVVAQHVVNGAFWNMGENCSASSRLIVHADIKDELLQRVQAHLGDWKMGDPLDPENRLGSMISKAHFDKVRSYLDLARDENLSVLVGGQTRNDIFVEPTIVDGVSRNSRLFQEEIFGPVLSVTTFQTVDEAIALANDTAYGLAASAYTGNLRNALKLSRGIRAGIVTVNCFGEGDASTPFGGYKESGFGGRDKSIWAHDQYTELKTIWIDAS; encoded by the coding sequence ATGGCAGATCTGCTGAGTAAAGAGCAATACCGTGAACTGGCGGGGCAGCTGGAATTTCGCCATCAGGCTTTTATCAATGGGCGTTTTTGCCCGGCAAAGTCCGGCAAGACGTTCACCACGACCAATCCGGCCACCGAGCAGGTGCTGACCGAGATTACCGCGTGTGATGCCGACGATATCGATCAGGCCGTTGCAGCAGCGAAAGCAGCGTTTGATGACGGCCGCTGGCAGTCACTCGCACCGTCGGCGCGCAAGTCGGTGTTGCTGCGCTTTGCCCAATTGCTGGAAGACAACGCTCATGAACTGGCGGTGCTGGAAAGCCTGGACAGTGGCAAGCCAATTCGTGAGTGCCAGACCATCGACGTGCCGGAAACCATCCATACCCTGCGCTGGCACGCCGAGCTGATCGACAAGATTTACGACGCCACGGCGCCGGTCGGTTCCGGCGCGGTGACCATGGTCGTGCGCGAGCCGATCGGCGTGGTCGGGCTGGTGTTGCCATGGAATTTCCCGCTGCTGATGCTCGCCTGGAAGATCGGCCCGTCACTGGCCGCAGGCTGTTCGATCGTGGTCAAACCGGCCAAGGAAACCACGCTGAGCACCTTGCGTGTCGCCGAACTGGCGCATCAGGCGGGTATTCCTGCCGGTGTGTTCAATGTCGTGCCCGGCGGCGGCAAGGAGGCGGGCGAGCCGCTGGGGCGTCATCCCGATGTGGCAATGGTCAGCTTCACCGGCTCGACCGACACCGGCCGGCTGTTCCTCAAATACTCCAGCGAATCCAACCTGAAACGCATCGTGCTCGAGTGCGGCGGCAAGAACCCGGCGGTGGTCATGAACGATGTCGAAGACATCGATGTGGTCGCGCAGCATGTGGTCAATGGCGCGTTCTGGAACATGGGCGAGAACTGCTCGGCCTCATCGCGCCTGATCGTCCACGCCGACATCAAGGACGAACTCTTGCAGCGCGTTCAGGCGCACCTCGGCGACTGGAAAATGGGTGACCCGCTGGACCCGGAGAACCGTTTGGGCTCGATGATCAGCAAGGCACATTTCGACAAGGTGCGTTCGTATCTTGATCTCGCTCGAGATGAAAACCTGAGTGTGTTGGTGGGCGGTCAGACCCGCAACGATATCTTCGTCGAGCCGACCATCGTCGATGGGGTCAGCCGCAATAGTCGCCTGTTCCAGGAGGAAATCTTTGGCCCGGTGCTGAGCGTCACGACCTTCCAGACAGTCGATGAAGCCATCGCTCTGGCCAACGACACCGCCTATGGCCTGGCCGCTTCGGCCTACACCGGCAACCTGCGCAACGCGCTGAAGTTGTCACGCGGCATTCGCGCGGGGATCGTCACGGTCAACTGCTTCGGCGAAGGCGATGCCTCGACGCCGTTCGGCGGTTACAAGGAATCGGGATTCGGTGGACGTGACAAGTCGATCTGGGCGCACGACCAATACACTGAACTGAAAACCATCTGGATCGACGCGTCGTAG
- a CDS encoding NAD(P)/FAD-dependent oxidoreductase has translation MKVSSLPADDDSCGWFHLSKPRSPEPAHRGQRSARWVIIGAGFTGLACARQLALNFPDDEVVLVEAQEVGLGPSGRNAGFAIDLPHDIGADDYIGDIALARTSLKLNLAGQSILRDLVDQYRIDCQMKACGKYQAAVENRGIAVLDAYRRGLEKLDQPFQMIDADELPEHLGTHFYRKALFTPGAVLLQPSGLVKGLADNLPANVTLYERTPILEVEYGAKTVLKHAHGSITADKLILANNSFGMRFGFLQGRMLPIYTYASITRPLTDEEQARLGGKPFWGAIPADPFGTTVRRTPDNRLLIRNSFTFNPDGRSNRKYNERFVRRHKASFDQRFPMLPNVTFDYTWGGALAMSRNHNGFFGELAPNVYGALGCNGLGVTRGTVTGKLLADWLAGQRDGLIDFLLQTPGPNSNPPEPFLSLGVNMNLKWGQYRAGRES, from the coding sequence ATGAAAGTCAGTTCATTACCCGCCGATGATGACAGTTGTGGCTGGTTTCATCTGAGCAAACCGCGTAGCCCCGAGCCTGCGCACCGTGGGCAGCGCTCGGCGCGGTGGGTGATCATCGGCGCCGGTTTCACCGGACTCGCCTGTGCGCGGCAACTGGCGTTGAATTTTCCCGATGACGAAGTAGTACTGGTCGAAGCACAGGAGGTTGGATTAGGGCCTTCGGGGCGCAATGCCGGTTTCGCGATTGACCTGCCGCACGATATCGGCGCCGACGATTACATCGGTGACATTGCACTGGCGCGCACCAGTCTGAAACTCAATCTGGCCGGTCAGTCGATCCTGCGTGATCTGGTCGATCAGTACCGCATCGACTGTCAGATGAAGGCGTGCGGCAAATATCAGGCTGCCGTGGAGAATCGCGGTATCGCCGTGCTCGATGCCTATCGTCGCGGTCTGGAGAAACTCGATCAGCCGTTTCAAATGATCGACGCCGATGAGTTGCCTGAACATCTGGGCACGCATTTCTACCGCAAGGCATTGTTCACGCCGGGCGCGGTGTTGCTGCAGCCATCCGGGCTGGTCAAAGGCCTGGCCGACAATCTGCCTGCCAACGTCACGCTGTATGAGCGCACGCCGATTCTCGAAGTCGAGTACGGCGCCAAGACGGTTCTTAAACATGCCCACGGCAGCATCACGGCCGACAAACTGATTCTGGCGAACAATTCCTTCGGCATGCGTTTCGGTTTCCTCCAAGGGCGCATGTTGCCGATCTACACCTACGCCAGCATCACCCGGCCGCTGACCGATGAAGAGCAGGCGCGCCTCGGTGGCAAACCGTTCTGGGGCGCCATTCCCGCTGATCCGTTCGGCACCACGGTGCGCCGCACGCCAGACAACCGCTTGCTGATCCGCAACAGCTTCACCTTTAACCCCGATGGTCGCAGCAACCGCAAATACAACGAGCGTTTCGTGCGCCGGCACAAGGCGTCGTTCGACCAGCGTTTCCCGATGCTGCCCAACGTCACGTTCGACTACACCTGGGGCGGCGCGCTGGCGATGTCGCGCAATCACAACGGCTTTTTCGGTGAGCTGGCGCCCAACGTCTACGGCGCGCTGGGCTGCAACGGCCTCGGTGTCACTCGCGGCACTGTCACTGGCAAGTTGCTGGCCGACTGGCTGGCCGGGCAACGCGACGGGCTGATCGATTTCCTCCTGCAAACCCCCGGTCCCAACAGCAACCCGCCAGAACCGTTCCTATCGCTGGGGGTGAACATGAACCTCAAGTGGGGGCAGTACCGCGCCGGCAGAGAAAGCTGA
- a CDS encoding polysaccharide lyase family 7 protein gives MAVNISNLTLSTPVAVSATNPVALELNGAEAIAQFPSIVTVLPDGSLQLSAPTKGASSKSTHRTRCEWKESFYWPLASAADHLNYQEMTVTKVNSAQKVVISQMHVKNDDSPAIKVFWQKGNITMGFRQSFNQPTPVNTTVLKGVPLGAKFKITIRANSAGVARVTVDYNGVVGTSGDLQLDSTWNSQVFNFHGGVYNQIDYTDATPPEDGSICIISDLLISHT, from the coding sequence ATGGCCGTAAACATCAGCAATCTCACCCTGTCCACCCCGGTGGCCGTTTCGGCAACCAATCCGGTCGCACTTGAGCTCAACGGCGCCGAGGCCATTGCGCAGTTCCCCAGCATCGTCACGGTGTTGCCGGATGGATCGCTGCAACTGTCCGCGCCGACCAAAGGCGCTTCGAGCAAAAGCACCCACCGCACGCGCTGTGAATGGAAAGAATCCTTCTATTGGCCGCTGGCCAGTGCCGCTGACCACCTCAACTATCAGGAAATGACCGTGACCAAGGTCAACTCTGCGCAGAAAGTCGTTATCTCGCAGATGCATGTGAAAAACGACGACAGCCCGGCCATCAAGGTGTTCTGGCAGAAAGGCAACATCACCATGGGCTTCCGCCAGAGCTTCAACCAGCCCACCCCGGTCAACACCACGGTGCTCAAGGGCGTACCGTTGGGGGCGAAGTTCAAGATCACCATTCGCGCCAACTCTGCCGGCGTGGCTCGAGTCACTGTCGACTACAACGGCGTGGTCGGCACATCAGGTGACTTGCAGCTCGACTCAACCTGGAATTCGCAGGTATTCAATTTCCACGGCGGGGTCTACAACCAGATCGACTACACCGACGCCACGCCGCCGGAGGATGGCTCGATCTGCATCATCAGTGATCTGTTGATTTCGCATACTTAG
- the cyoE gene encoding heme o synthase, with amino-acid sequence MDHGQHSPQHAGALKQWRLSLNVGLELTKPGIIVGNLASVFGGYLLAAGGRPVSLAHLLAALLGTALVIACGCVINNCVDRDIDRRMVRTCHRALAVRAVSLPSAFCYATVLGVIGFGLLWLGTTALACAMAAVGLIVYAGVYTCLMKRRSHWGTLVGSLSGAMPPVVGYCAVTGSFDATALMLIVVFCCWQMPHSHAITVMRHEDFRAAGLPTLTLRQARREINLYMVAFLISAAILGWVAAINVSYPLVVLGLGGYWFYLTLRPVRTTNAKVWARRIFSVSILLILALNLSLALNAVLPSPSALYHSSGVGENHQTQVRGGLSESVTTAFTDHLEETHG; translated from the coding sequence ATGGATCATGGACAGCATTCACCACAACATGCTGGCGCACTGAAGCAATGGCGGCTGTCGCTGAATGTCGGGCTGGAACTGACCAAGCCCGGCATCATCGTCGGCAATCTGGCTTCGGTGTTCGGCGGCTATCTGCTTGCCGCCGGTGGCCGCCCGGTGTCCCTGGCGCATTTATTGGCCGCCCTGCTCGGCACCGCGCTGGTCATCGCTTGCGGTTGCGTGATCAACAACTGCGTCGACCGCGATATCGACCGGCGCATGGTGCGCACCTGTCATCGGGCGCTGGCCGTTCGCGCTGTGTCGTTGCCCAGTGCGTTTTGCTACGCGACGGTGCTGGGTGTGATCGGCTTCGGTTTGCTGTGGCTCGGCACCACAGCACTGGCCTGCGCCATGGCGGCAGTCGGTCTGATCGTTTATGCGGGCGTTTATACCTGCCTGATGAAACGCCGTTCGCACTGGGGCACGCTGGTCGGCAGCCTGTCCGGGGCCATGCCGCCGGTGGTCGGTTATTGCGCCGTGACCGGCAGCTTCGATGCCACGGCGCTGATGCTCATCGTGGTGTTTTGCTGCTGGCAGATGCCCCACTCCCACGCGATCACCGTCATGCGCCATGAAGACTTTCGTGCCGCCGGATTGCCAACCTTGACGCTCAGACAGGCACGACGCGAGATCAACCTGTACATGGTCGCGTTCCTGATCAGCGCGGCGATATTGGGCTGGGTTGCGGCTATCAATGTTTCTTATCCGCTGGTGGTACTTGGCCTGGGCGGCTACTGGTTTTATCTGACGTTGCGACCGGTGCGAACCACCAATGCGAAAGTCTGGGCGCGGCGCATTTTCAGCGTATCGATCCTGCTGATCCTGGCGCTGAATCTTTCCCTCGCGTTGAACGCCGTACTGCCCTCGCCCTCTGCGCTCTACCACTCATCGGGCGTGGGGGAAAATCATCAAACGCAGGTGCGGGGCGGGTTATCAGAATCGGTAACGACTGCCTTTACAGACCACCTGGAGGAAACCCATGGCTAA
- the cyoD gene encoding cytochrome o ubiquinol oxidase subunit IV, with product MYNQSPIHSSAGTSHGTSRSYMVGFIISVILTVIPFGLVMYPTLPRSVTAWVVVALGVVQVFAHLKYFLHLDTAKEQRWNLRALIFSVVIILLLVGLSLWIMDSIHHNMLAH from the coding sequence ATGTATAACCAGAGCCCGATTCATAGCAGTGCCGGCACCAGCCATGGCACCAGTCGTTCATACATGGTCGGTTTCATCATTTCGGTGATTCTGACGGTGATTCCCTTTGGCCTGGTCATGTACCCGACGTTGCCACGCAGCGTCACCGCGTGGGTGGTGGTCGCACTTGGCGTAGTGCAGGTCTTCGCCCACCTGAAATATTTCCTGCATCTGGACACCGCCAAGGAGCAACGCTGGAACCTCAGAGCGCTGATCTTCTCGGTGGTGATCATTCTTCTGCTGGTTGGGCTTTCGCTATGGATCATGGACAGCATTCACCACAACATGCTGGCGCACTGA
- a CDS encoding dihydrodipicolinate synthase family protein translates to MNFDGIFTPAITPLSADGQIDYAAFSEVIEYLIESGVHGIVIGGSTGEYYAHTAEERVAVAQRAKEVIRGRLPLVVGTGGIRTEDSVYFAEKAKALQADAILVGSPPYALPTQKEIAAHVLAVDKAAGLPIMLYNYPSRMGVAMGDEFFAAIADCKNIAAIKESSGETARLHRLAHSHPQIQLSCGWDDQALEFFAWGARSWVCAGSNFIPREHIALYEACVLEKNFDKGRRIMSAMLPLMDVLESGKFVQSIKHGSELSGLRAGGVRAPLQALEPAEKEQLKNVIETLQKNVARIVEEA, encoded by the coding sequence ATGAACTTTGATGGAATCTTTACCCCGGCCATTACCCCGTTGTCCGCCGATGGCCAGATCGACTATGCGGCGTTCTCCGAAGTAATCGAATACCTGATCGAGTCCGGGGTGCACGGCATCGTGATCGGCGGTTCGACCGGCGAGTATTACGCGCACACCGCAGAGGAGCGGGTCGCCGTGGCCCAGCGCGCGAAAGAGGTCATTCGCGGGCGCTTGCCACTGGTGGTTGGCACTGGCGGCATTCGTACCGAAGATTCGGTGTACTTCGCCGAGAAGGCCAAGGCACTGCAAGCAGACGCGATTCTGGTCGGCTCGCCGCCGTATGCCTTGCCGACGCAGAAAGAGATCGCCGCCCACGTGCTCGCTGTGGACAAGGCCGCCGGTCTGCCGATCATGCTTTACAACTATCCGTCGCGGATGGGCGTAGCGATGGGCGATGAATTCTTCGCTGCCATTGCCGATTGCAAGAACATCGCCGCGATCAAGGAAAGTTCGGGCGAGACCGCCCGGCTGCATCGTCTGGCTCACTCGCACCCGCAGATCCAGTTGTCCTGCGGCTGGGATGATCAGGCGCTGGAGTTCTTTGCCTGGGGCGCACGCAGCTGGGTCTGCGCTGGTTCCAACTTCATCCCGCGTGAACACATTGCGCTGTACGAAGCCTGCGTACTGGAGAAGAACTTCGACAAGGGCCGGCGGATCATGTCGGCGATGTTGCCGCTGATGGACGTCCTCGAGAGCGGCAAGTTCGTGCAGTCGATCAAGCATGGCAGCGAACTCAGCGGCCTGCGTGCCGGCGGTGTACGCGCACCATTGCAAGCGCTGGAGCCCGCCGAGAAAGAGCAACTGAAAAACGTCATCGAAACCCTGCAGAAGAACGTCGCGCGCATTGTCGAGGAGGCTTGA
- a CDS encoding metallothionein, whose translation MANDPSTIDCACPGCTCKCSGEQTFERDGKQFCSQACADLHPKGQPCPSSACHCEQNLGADERNVSDSKLDQAVEETFPASDPISP comes from the coding sequence ATGGCTAACGATCCTTCAACAATTGATTGCGCCTGCCCGGGCTGCACCTGCAAATGCAGCGGCGAGCAAACCTTCGAGCGTGACGGCAAGCAGTTTTGCAGTCAGGCCTGCGCGGATCTTCACCCGAAGGGCCAACCGTGCCCTTCCTCGGCCTGCCATTGCGAGCAGAACCTTGGGGCCGATGAGCGCAATGTCAGTGACTCGAAACTGGATCAGGCGGTCGAGGAAACCTTTCCCGCCAGCGATCCGATTTCCCCGTGA